In Dromiciops gliroides isolate mDroGli1 chromosome 4, mDroGli1.pri, whole genome shotgun sequence, one DNA window encodes the following:
- the WFIKKN2 gene encoding WAP, Kazal, immunoglobulin, Kunitz and NTR domain-containing protein 2 isoform X1: MWSWRLWVCWGPLAALLLLEMPPVGQALPPIRYSHAGICPNDMNPNLWVDAQSTCKRECEADQECETYEKCCPNVCGTKSCVAARYMDVKGKKGPVGMPREATCDHFMCLQQGSECDIWDGQPVCKCKDRCEKEPSFTCASDGLTYYNRCYMDAEACSKGITLTVVTCRYHLTWPNTSPPPPETTLSPTTVSPETPMVDVAAPALLNHPHHQSVRVGETVSFLCDVVGRPRPEITWEKQLEDRENVVMRPNHVRGNVVVTNIAQLVIYNAQPQDAGIYTCTAKNAGGLLRVDFPLSVVRGEVSASEHGPNGTAFPMNECLKPPDGEDCGEELTRWHYDAQANNCFTFTFGNCYHNHNHFETYEACMLACMSGPLAVCGLPALQGPCKAYSPRWAYNGQTGQCQSFVYGGCGGNGNNFESREACEETCPFPRGSQRCRACKARQKLVTSFCRSDFVILGRVSEVTEEPDSGRALVTVEEVLKDEKMGLQFLGQEPLEITLLHMDWACPCPNITVSEAPLIIMGEVDGGMAVLQPDSFVGPSSIRRVRKLREVLHKKTCELLKEFLGLH; the protein is encoded by the exons ATGTGGTCCTGGCGCTTGTGGGTCTGTTGGGGACCTCTGGCTGCCTTGTTGCTCCTGGAGATGCCACCGGTGGGGCAGGCGCTGCCTCCTATTCGGTATTCTCACGCTGGGATCTGCCCCAACGACATGAACCCGAATCTCTGGGTTGACGCTCAGAGCACCTGCAAGCGGGAGTGTGAAGCGGACCAG GAGTGTGAGACATATGAGAAATGCTGTCCCAACGTCTGTGGCACCAAGAGCTGTGTGGCTGCCCGGTACATGGATGTGAAGGGCAAGAAGGGTCCTGTGGGGATGCCCCGAGAGGCCACCTGTGACCACTTCATGTGCCTGCAGCAGGGCTCTGAGTGTGATATCTGGGATGGCCAGCCTGTCTGCAAATGCAAGGACCGATGTGAGAAGGAGCCCAGCTTCACTTGTGCCTCTGATGGCCTTACTTACTATAATCGCTGCTACATGGATGCTGAGGCCTGTTCCAAAGGCATCACGCTCACCGTAGTCACATGTCGTTACCACCTTACCTGGCCCAATACCAGCCCCCCACCACCAGAGACCACTCTGAGCCCTACCACCGTCTCCCCAGAAACTCCCATGGTGGACGTGGCAGCCCCAGCCCTGCTCAATCACCCTCACCATCAGTCAGTCCGTGTAGGGGAGACGGTGAGCTTCCTCTGTGATGTAGTGGGCCGCCCTCGGCCAGAGATCACTTGGGAGAAACAGCTGGAGGACCGAGAAAATGTGGTCATGCGGCCCAACCATGTACGCGGCAATGTGGTTGTCACGAACATCGCCCAGTTGGTTATCTACAATGCCCAACCCCAGGATGCAGGCATCTATACCTGCACGGCTAAAAATGCCGGGGGGCTCCTTCGAGTAGATTTCCCTCTGTCTGTGGTGCGGGGGGAGGTGTCAGCCTCAGAGCATGGGCCAAATGGGACGGCCTTCCCCATGAACGAGTGCCTGAAGCCACCTGATGGGGAAGACTGTGGGGAGGAGCTGACCCGTTGGCACTATGATGCCCAAGCTAATAACTGCTTCACTTTCACCTTTGGCAATTGCTACCACAATCACAATCACTTTGAGACCTATGAGGCATGCATGCTGGCGTGCATGAGTGGACCCCTGGCTGTGTGTGGTCTGCCTGCCCTGCAGGGCCCCTGCAAAGCCTATTCTCCTCGCTGGGCATACAATGGGCAGACCGGCCAGTGCCAGTCATTTGTCTATGGAGGCTGCGGGGGCAACGGAAACAACTTCGAGAGCCGAGAGGCTTGTGAGGAGACTTGCCCCTTCCCTCGGGGGAGCCAGAGATGTCGGGCCTGCAAAGCCCGGCAGAAGCTGGTGACAAGCTTCTGCCGGAGCGACTTTGTCATCCTTGGCAGAGTCTCAGAGGTGACGGAGGAGCCAGATTCTGGACGAGCCCTCGTGACTGTGGAGGAGGTACTGAAGGATGAGAAGATGGGGCTGCAGTTCTTGGGTCAGGAGCCATTGGAGATCACCTTGTTGCACATGGACTGGGCCTGCCCCTGCCCCAACATAACTGTCAGTGAGGCCCCACTCATCATTATGGGAGAAGTGGATGGTGGCATGGCGGTGCTTCAGCCAGATAGCTTTGTGGGGCCTTCTAGCATCAGGCGGGTCAGGAAGCTTCGGGAGGTCTTGCACAAGAAGacctgtgagctccttaaggagtTCCTTGGCCTTCACTGA
- the WFIKKN2 gene encoding WAP, Kazal, immunoglobulin, Kunitz and NTR domain-containing protein 2 isoform X2 has product MDVKGKKGPVGMPREATCDHFMCLQQGSECDIWDGQPVCKCKDRCEKEPSFTCASDGLTYYNRCYMDAEACSKGITLTVVTCRYHLTWPNTSPPPPETTLSPTTVSPETPMVDVAAPALLNHPHHQSVRVGETVSFLCDVVGRPRPEITWEKQLEDRENVVMRPNHVRGNVVVTNIAQLVIYNAQPQDAGIYTCTAKNAGGLLRVDFPLSVVRGEVSASEHGPNGTAFPMNECLKPPDGEDCGEELTRWHYDAQANNCFTFTFGNCYHNHNHFETYEACMLACMSGPLAVCGLPALQGPCKAYSPRWAYNGQTGQCQSFVYGGCGGNGNNFESREACEETCPFPRGSQRCRACKARQKLVTSFCRSDFVILGRVSEVTEEPDSGRALVTVEEVLKDEKMGLQFLGQEPLEITLLHMDWACPCPNITVSEAPLIIMGEVDGGMAVLQPDSFVGPSSIRRVRKLREVLHKKTCELLKEFLGLH; this is encoded by the coding sequence ATGGATGTGAAGGGCAAGAAGGGTCCTGTGGGGATGCCCCGAGAGGCCACCTGTGACCACTTCATGTGCCTGCAGCAGGGCTCTGAGTGTGATATCTGGGATGGCCAGCCTGTCTGCAAATGCAAGGACCGATGTGAGAAGGAGCCCAGCTTCACTTGTGCCTCTGATGGCCTTACTTACTATAATCGCTGCTACATGGATGCTGAGGCCTGTTCCAAAGGCATCACGCTCACCGTAGTCACATGTCGTTACCACCTTACCTGGCCCAATACCAGCCCCCCACCACCAGAGACCACTCTGAGCCCTACCACCGTCTCCCCAGAAACTCCCATGGTGGACGTGGCAGCCCCAGCCCTGCTCAATCACCCTCACCATCAGTCAGTCCGTGTAGGGGAGACGGTGAGCTTCCTCTGTGATGTAGTGGGCCGCCCTCGGCCAGAGATCACTTGGGAGAAACAGCTGGAGGACCGAGAAAATGTGGTCATGCGGCCCAACCATGTACGCGGCAATGTGGTTGTCACGAACATCGCCCAGTTGGTTATCTACAATGCCCAACCCCAGGATGCAGGCATCTATACCTGCACGGCTAAAAATGCCGGGGGGCTCCTTCGAGTAGATTTCCCTCTGTCTGTGGTGCGGGGGGAGGTGTCAGCCTCAGAGCATGGGCCAAATGGGACGGCCTTCCCCATGAACGAGTGCCTGAAGCCACCTGATGGGGAAGACTGTGGGGAGGAGCTGACCCGTTGGCACTATGATGCCCAAGCTAATAACTGCTTCACTTTCACCTTTGGCAATTGCTACCACAATCACAATCACTTTGAGACCTATGAGGCATGCATGCTGGCGTGCATGAGTGGACCCCTGGCTGTGTGTGGTCTGCCTGCCCTGCAGGGCCCCTGCAAAGCCTATTCTCCTCGCTGGGCATACAATGGGCAGACCGGCCAGTGCCAGTCATTTGTCTATGGAGGCTGCGGGGGCAACGGAAACAACTTCGAGAGCCGAGAGGCTTGTGAGGAGACTTGCCCCTTCCCTCGGGGGAGCCAGAGATGTCGGGCCTGCAAAGCCCGGCAGAAGCTGGTGACAAGCTTCTGCCGGAGCGACTTTGTCATCCTTGGCAGAGTCTCAGAGGTGACGGAGGAGCCAGATTCTGGACGAGCCCTCGTGACTGTGGAGGAGGTACTGAAGGATGAGAAGATGGGGCTGCAGTTCTTGGGTCAGGAGCCATTGGAGATCACCTTGTTGCACATGGACTGGGCCTGCCCCTGCCCCAACATAACTGTCAGTGAGGCCCCACTCATCATTATGGGAGAAGTGGATGGTGGCATGGCGGTGCTTCAGCCAGATAGCTTTGTGGGGCCTTCTAGCATCAGGCGGGTCAGGAAGCTTCGGGAGGTCTTGCACAAGAAGacctgtgagctccttaaggagtTCCTTGGCCTTCACTGA